In Deinococcus misasensis DSM 22328, the genomic stretch CTCCACACGTCCACGTGGATCTCGGGCTTGGTGGAGTAGGTTTCCATCACAACTTGACCCTGGTAGATGATCTTGCAGGGAACGACTTTGGGGTGAATGTTCTTCTTCATGGGTCTCCTCCAGCACTGCGTTCTGCCTGATTTTGGGTGGCTTAGGGCGCAGTCAACTTTGCGATTATATCACAGATGCTGCAAAACGCCATTCACATTATTGGCCGAGAGCCGAGAGCAATCTGCCTCAGGTCGGTCCAGAATGTCAACCTGACCATGAGATTTTCTTGTTTTGATCGGTGAGACAAGAGGATGGATCAAGCCTTCTCAGTTCTCTGCCAAATGCTCCCAATTTTGCAGGAACTGAAGTTTGGATGGAAGAATCACATCAAAACACCATCCCATTCATTTCTTTTTGCCCTCGGCCCTCGGCCCTTGGCCCTCGGCTTGCTGCACATCCCTGCCCCGAGCCAGATCCCTCACCCCTCTGCGCCCAAAAGTATGGGCGATGTCCCGCTCTGAGAGCCTGAGGGTGGTGGGTCTGCCGTGGGGACACACCCACGGATTCTGGCAGTTTTTCAAGCCATGGATGAGTTCCTGACCATGGTCTGAGCGGATCTGTCCGGCTTTCAGGGCAGGCAGGCAGGCCAGTCGGGCCAGCACATCCCGCTCAGGATCCGATCCAGAGACCACGGCATCCATCACCAGTTGCACGGCATTCTGAATGGGCAGTTTGGTGAGGGTTTGCGGAATGGACCGAATGCGCACCAGATTGGCTCCAAAGGGCTCCAACTGAAAACCCCACCCCACCAGCATGGGCGCACGTTCCAGCAGGATGCCCAGAGCCTCAGACCCGAGTTGCACCAGCTCTGGATTGGGAAGGTCCAGAGGTTCAGACTGGCGGAAAGCTTTTTGCAGTTTCTCGTACCAGATGCGCTCAAAAGCGGCGTGGGCATCAATGACCCACAAATCGCCTTCGGCTTCTGCCAGAAAGTACAGTTCGCGGTACACACCGATCATGCGGAAGTCGGGCAGGCCGTTCTGGTCCTGCACAGGCTCTGTGACCACTCTGGGTTGAGGGGCCGCTTTGGCCAGAGGGTGCTGTTGCAGGGCAGCTTGAACCGCTTGCTTGAGGGCTTCTTGTACCTCTGAGAGGTGCTGGAACGCCACCTGGGTTTTGGTGGGGTGGATGTTCACATCCAAGGTCTCGGGGGGCAAAGTGAGGTTGAGGATGCAGGTGGGTGCCTGCCCTGCTGGTAGGAATTCCCCGTAACCCGCAATAATGGCATTCTCCAATTCAGTTGTGGCCTGAATCGGTCTACCATTGACAGCGAGGTGCATGCGGTCGCGCCTCGGGCGGGTGAGTTCCGGTCTGGAAATCACCCCCTGTACAATGGGGGTTTTAACGCTCATCATGCGGTTGGCACTGAGGGGGCCAAAAACAGTGCCAACTGC encodes the following:
- the rpmE gene encoding 50S ribosomal protein L31, which translates into the protein MKKNIHPKVVPCKIIYQGQVVMETYSTKPEIHVDVWSGVHPFWTGEDRFVDTEGRVDKFTKRFGDSYRNKKK
- the mutL gene encoding DNA mismatch repair endonuclease MutL; this translates as MIEILPIDIQRLIAAGEVITRPLDVVRELIDNALDAGATRIDIELSGGGLTSIGVRDNGNGIAAEDLARAPLRHATSKIKDMQDVHAIRTLGFRGEALWSIAYAGYLQITTRPQNQLGGMELFAFQDRVRVSPVACSAGTRVTVMKLFEELPARLRIQQQASIEYRDVIMLVGRYILHHPNVSFKLTLDGEVKFQHASSDLIHAVGTVFGPLSANRMMSVKTPIVQGVISRPELTRPRRDRMHLAVNGRPIQATTELENAIIAGYGEFLPAGQAPTCILNLTLPPETLDVNIHPTKTQVAFQHLSEVQEALKQAVQAALQQHPLAKAAPQPRVVTEPVQDQNGLPDFRMIGVYRELYFLAEAEGDLWVIDAHAAFERIWYEKLQKAFRQSEPLDLPNPELVQLGSEALGILLERAPMLVGWGFQLEPFGANLVRIRSIPQTLTKLPIQNAVQLVMDAVVSGSDPERDVLARLACLPALKAGQIRSDHGQELIHGLKNCQNPWVCPHGRPTTLRLSERDIAHTFGRRGVRDLARGRDVQQAEGQGPRAEGKKK